The sequence TACTGGGGAATAGACTGAAGGTAATAATGGAGAGCCGTATACATGGAGACGTGTAAGTACGGTTCGGGGGCGAGCACAGGTAAACCTGTCATAGAAATATGGAAAGGCGACAGGTGCTTAGCCTACGGAACGGTGGCCGGTGCTGTGAGCCAGGCCGTGACCGATGGCAAACAGGAAAAGTAATCATTCTTATCAATCTGGTATTCCTATGAAGTGGAGGCCGTCTCAAAAGAAAGAGACGGCCTTCTTTGTGCCCAGGACAAGATTCTTTAGTCCTTGGTTTAATATTCGTACACGCTTTTAGTTTATTGCCATATAGGTGAAGTTCTTAAACGTCACTTTCCCTTCCCCCATAGCACAAAGTCCTATCCGTAAACTTAAAAATCCACCCAGCACATTATGGTGTAATGCAGACACCTCCAGTGAACTTTCTATTTTATTCCAGTTTTTGCCATCTACACTATAATACATATCAACTGTATTGTTCCTGTTTATCAGGCGCAGGAATACATGCCTTTGTATTACTTTTTTTTCGGCTTCGAATTGCCAGCCACGAAGGTTGGCCAGGATGTTTTCTTTATTGGCCAATATACCTGAATACGCGCTGTTATTGTAGAAGAGTACCAGGCCACCTGTAGCCTCTCCTTCCATAAACATCTCAACTTCCGCCTGGTAGGAATGATGCGAGGGAATACAAAGCAATGGAGCACAATCTCCCACAGAACGTCCTTTCGACGCCATCTCCAGGCTGTTATCGATCAGCTGAAATCTGCTGGTGTCATAGTCTCCAAAGAATTTCCAATGTGGTTTTAATGTGTTGCCTTCAAAGTGATCACTTAATGTAAATACAGGACCGGAAGGCATACCGGCAGGTGTTTTAACCGGTTGAGCGGTGGTTATTCCCTGTGGCATTTTAAACCATCCGTCTTTTGTCCATTCTACGGGTTGCAGGAGGGTTTGACGGCCCATGTTATAATGCCCGTTTTCGTAGGCATGAAAAACCATCCACCATTGCCCTTTTGGGCCTTCGAATAAAGTGCCATGCCCTTTAGAACACCATCTTTCGGTGGTGGTACTGGTTCGCAAAAGAGGATTGTAAGGCGAATTTTCCCATGGGCCTAAAGGCGATTTGGAACGTGCAGATATTATCATATGGCTTGTGGCCGGTCCGGCTGTGCCGCCTTCCGCCACTGTCAGGTAATAATAATCCCCCCGCTTAACCAGTTTTGGCCCTTCCAT is a genomic window of Paraflavitalea devenefica containing:
- a CDS encoding family 43 glycosylhydrolase, whose protein sequence is MNKIKCLLTLICIQTGLLVNAQYQTTSHSKGAGFYTNPIFAGDYPDPSLLRDGDDYYIVHSSFEYYPGLLIWHSKDLINWRPVTNALHKYVGSVWAPDLVKYNNKYYIYFPANNTNYVITANSMKGPWSDPVDLKVGNIDPGHIADAAGKRYLYFSSGGYVPLSDDGLSVTGEFKHVYSGWPIPREWTIECFCMEGPKLVKRGDYYYLTVAEGGTAGPATSHMIISARSKSPLGPWENSPYNPLLRTSTTTERWCSKGHGTLFEGPKGQWWMVFHAYENGHYNMGRQTLLQPVEWTKDGWFKMPQGITTAQPVKTPAGMPSGPVFTLSDHFEGNTLKPHWKFFGDYDTSRFQLIDNSLEMASKGRSVGDCAPLLCIPSHHSYQAEVEMFMEGEATGGLVLFYNNSAYSGILANKENILANLRGWQFEAEKKVIQRHVFLRLINRNNTVDMYYSVDGKNWNKIESSLEVSALHHNVLGGFLSLRIGLCAMGEGKVTFKNFTYMAIN